The Heliorestis convoluta genome includes the window GTGGTCCTGCTTCCTTTAACCATAAGGCAAAGGCGAAGAGAATGGTAGATGAACATAGCAAGAAAGCTATCTTGAAGACGATATCGGAAGCTACTTCTTTGCTAAAGTAAGAAATAGAAGAATTATCAGGCACTGGTCTATGTTGATTCAATGTAAATAATATACATTTTCCCAGGGCCATGGACGCCAATGGTAAGATCCATTTCAATATCGGAAGTGCGACTCGGGCCCGTAATTAGGTTCAGCGCCCGGTAGTCTTTGTAAGCAAGTCGTTGAAAAGCTTCTCCTAATGTTGCTACGAGCTCTTTTTGAGAAAAAATGGCCAAATGACTAGGAGGGAGAAGGCTGTTAGAGCGGTTCTGTTCAGAGCCTGCCATAAGAGCGACTGTTCCTGTTTCAGCAATGGCTCCATGAGCCCAGGTAATACCGAGAAGAGATTTTTCAACTTTTTTAATTTGGCCTTCCTTGTAGAAATCAGGGAAGGCCTTTATCAATTCTATTAGCTCAGAACCACGCCAGATGGCTACGTCTTTTTCTTCTATTTGGAGTTCTGCCATGATGGAACGGACTTGTTGCACCACTTCTTGCCAGTCTCGGGCTCGTATGAAAATTCCGCTCAAGGCTTCAAAGTTCTTAGCAAAATGTTCAAGAAGGGTTTCTTGATTCATACTTTGTTCAGCAAGAGGTGGTAACTTCAAAGTAGGCTTTTCTGTACTTTGGGGCATGGGCCTACCGAGGGCTGAAGCGATATTTTCGTAAAAATCTGTTTCAGACAATATAGAATCTCCTTTTTTAGACTTTCCACTTCTATAGAATCATGAATCCAACCATTATGCTATTTTCGTGTTTCCCCCTATGCCCGATCTGGCACAACCATTTGATGAAAATAGTTGCCAAGCAAAAACGTCCCTGTGACACAGGCTTATCATACTTACGATAGAGTAACCTCGTAGAGGGGCCTGGGCATCACGCTTTCCTCCGCTCTGGACTGGTCCCACGCTGTTACCGCCAGCAAGCTGGCGACAGCTGAGGTCCCAAGTCCCGCTGCGGAAAGCGTGATGCCCAGGCCCAGAGGGCTTTTTACTGATTGTTACTTTCCGTTGACATTGCTTTGCGCAACTTTCTGCGATGTATACGCAACTGCCTATTGTATTTGTATTTGCAATAGGCCAAAACTCAGTCACACCCAGCATAATGTATCTGGGTCAGGCGTTATGACTTCCTGGAGAGAGGACTTCAGACCTCAGCCATCGGCAGCTTGCTGCCGCTCATGGCGTGGGATGAGTCCGTTCGGAAGGAATTCATAACGCCTGACCCCACCACAAATTATCTATTTTAGTCCTAACCAGTCATGCCCGGTACATAGAAGAATAGTTGCTCTAGCTCTTATAAGTGATGGGGAGAAAGGGCTCTGTTCCTCTGTGCTTTTATTGGTCACCCTTTGTCAGGCTTGCTTCATTACGATCGACTTCTAGCTTCCCTTCTTGCCACCGTTGGCGAAAACTTTTCTCAGCAATGGGAGGAAAGTATCGTGAATTGGTCCAGTATGAGAGAGGGGGCGGGCCGCCTTCGAGGTGACCATCTTTTAGATAGGCTTTTTGTCCATAATAGGCACCTTTTATGGCCAGTCGATACAAGGATGGCCGGCTCCAAGTGCTTGCCCAGAGTTTGAAAGCACTTTTTTCTAAGCTTGGGGTGACCCCGGCTTCGACACGTTGAGCGCGCAATTGAAGTAGCATTTCATGAAGTGGAATGCGTACAGGGCAAGTTTCTGTGCAGGCACCGCACAGGGTAGAAAGACCAACAGTCTCGCCCCAATCTGATAAGTTCTCGTGAAGCAAGGGAGTGAGCACGGCGCCAATTGGTCCGCTATAGACCCAGCCATAGGCGTGACCGCCGATTTGACGATAGACGGGACAAGTATTCAGGCAAGAGCCACAACGAATACAACGCAATACTTCCTTATAAATGGGATCAGCCAGTAAGCGAGAGCGACCGTTATCAACGATAATAACGTGCATTTCCTGGGCCCCATCTTCTTCGCCAACGCCACGAGGACCGCGAATCACAGAGAGGTAAGAAGTAAGTTTTTGTCCTGTCGCTGATCGAGGTAACAATCGGGCCATGACTTCTAATTCTTGAAAGGAAGGTACAACTCGTTCCATACCCATAAAGACGACATGAACAGGTGGAACCGTCGTTACAAGGCGACCGTTTCCTTCATTGGTGAATAAGCAAACAGCGCCTGCATCAGCCACGGCAAAGTTACAACCAGAGACAGCCACGTCGGCTTCCATGAATAGACGCCGTAATTTTCGACGTGCGTACTGTGTTAGAGCAGCTGTATCGGCGACTTGCTTTTCCTGTGAATCTTTCTCGAATAGCGCAGCCACTTCTTGACGAGTCTTGTGAATAGCGGGAACAATAATGTGAGAAGGTGTTTCGCCAGCCAGTTGAATGATATATTCACCCAGGTCTGTTTCTACAACTTTGACACAGAGGTCTTCTAAGAGCTGGTTCACATGCAGTTCTTCAGAGACCATAGACTTTGACTTTACAACCAATTTGGCTTGATGTTTGCTTACAATGTTTTGAAAAATATCAAGGGCTTCTTGTCCAGTAACGGCCCAGTGCACCTGAGCACCTTGTGCTTGAATATTTTGGCTAAATTGATGGAGGTAGACATCGAGGTTATCAATCACATGATGGCGAATCTGGGCTCCAAGCTTACGCCACTCTTCCCAATGTCCCAGATCGTCACTGACCTTTCTTTTGCGATCGCGCAATGTATTTGTCGCGGAGCCAACGGCTTTGCGTAAAAAGGGATGGTCAAAAGCATCATTGAGACGTTTTTTTAGATCGACCTGAGCCTGGGCCATTGAAAACACCGCCTCTATGAAGAAAATTGTTATTCTCTATCGTTGGATTTACTTTCCTGCAAACGCCTCATGCACGGTCGGGCACAACCCTTTGATGAAAATAGCTGCCAAAGGAAAAGTCTTCGTGCCATTTCTGCCATTTTACTGATTACGTTAGGGTTACTGCTAGCAGGGGCCTGGGCATCACGCTTTCCTCCGCTCTGGACTGGTCCCACGCTGTTACCGCCAGCAAGCTGGCGACAGCTGAGGTCCCAAGTCCCGCTGCGGAAAGCGTGATGCCCAGGCCCAGAGGGCTTTTTACTGATTGTTACTTCCGCTGGAATAGCTTTGCGTAACTTCCTGCTATGTTTACGCACTACCCCACCACAAGGTATCTATTTTCCCGTTCTAAGGCAGGGTAGCCTTTTTTACCGCTTTTTGAGCCTCGTCAATTACCTGGGCAATGTGCATGACTTGTACTGTAGAACCGAGCTTTTCAAGACGACCTTTGATATTCATTAAGCAACCCATATCGGCACCCACAAGAACGTTGGCACCGCTTCGATGGACATTTTCTGCTTTTTCTGTTACCAGTGCTTCAGAGACTTCAGCCATTTTGACAGAAAAGGTACCACCAAAGCCGCAACAATCATAGGCACGAGGAAGATCAACCAGTTCCAGATCGGCAATGCTTTGCAACAACTGCAAAGGTTCATCTTTTATATTGAGAAACCGTGTGAGGTGACAAGAAGGGTGGTAGGCTACTTTATGAGGAAAAGAACCATCAATGGTCTCTGTTTTCATCACTTTGACTAGAAACTCCGAAAACTCATAGGTCTTATCACGAAGTTCTTCTACCACGGAAAACTCATCTTTATCGCCTTTAAATAAGCGTAGATAATTTCCTCGAATCATTTCTGCACAAGAACCGGAAGGACTGACCACATATTCAGCGTCTTGAAAAGCGCGCAAGCATGTGCGTGCCACTTCTCGTGCCGCATCGTGATAGCCCGCATTAAAAGCCGGTTGACCACAGCAGACTTGATCGGGTACAAAAACGACAGTAGCACCAAGACGGCGCAAGACGCGGACTGTCGCTTCGCCGACTTGAGGGTAAAAGTTATCACAAAGACAAGTAATCATCAGGGAAACCTGCAATTTTGATCCCTCCACAACAGTAAGAAAAAAGGCAGGAAAGAGGATTCCTATATAGAATGGCTTGGTAAAGGAAAAATACTCTGAAAGAGAGGTCTTTCGGATATGAAAAAAGATAAAGTCCTCATTGTGGAAGACGAAGAAAAAATACGGCGTATGTTACGCTTGTTCTTGGAACAAGAGAATATGGAAGTTCTTGAAGCTGAAGAAGGTGTGTCAGCACTAGATATCTTGGCACAACAAAACATTGATATTATGATTTTAGACATAATGATGCCGGGGTTAGATGGCTGGACCACCTGTCGAAAAGTACGAGAAAAATCGAATATACCTATATTGATACTAACTGCTCGTGGCGAGGAGTCAGATCGAGTCCTTGGCTTTGAGCTTGGTGCTGATGATTATGTTGTCAAGCCTTTTAGCCCTCGAGAAATTATATTACGTGTAAAAGCTTTGCTGAGAAGGCGTCTGGGAAAGGAGATTGGAAACAAATCGGGAGAAGAAGAAATTTACTTTCCTGCTCTGCAGATTATTCCTCAAGAACATAAAGTTATCGTGGAAGAACAAGCTGTGCTTTTATCACCTTTAGAATACAATCTTCTTCTTTATATGGCCCGTCATCCTCAACGAGTTTTTACACGAGAGGTTCTTTTAGATCAGGTTTGGGGTTATGATTTTATGGGAGACAGTCGCACTGTTGATACCCATGTAAGACGATTGCGTGAGAAAATTTCTCGCCATTCCGAAAAAGTGGCTGCCTACATTGTTACCGTCCGAGGTGCTGGTTATAAATTTGAGGTTGTGCCATGAAATTTTGGCAGAGCCTTGTATTTAAAATCTGGATTATGATGGTTTTTTTTTCACTGGCCTTGCTAGGTCTCATGGGAGCTTTTTTTTACGATCTCTTGGGAACCTATACGATGCAACGGGAAACGAGAGAGTTAGCCAGCAGAGCCGCTCTTGTGGGCGTAGAAAAAGATCTGGAAAAAGCCGCACAACTGTCTCACTCGATTTCGGTAGAGACAGGAGCACTTGTCCTTTTTGGCAGCACAAAAGGAGATATAGACGAAGTCTTTGCTTATGGCATCTCTCCTTTAAAAGAAGAAATGACCGTAGGAAAGCAAAGACAGTGGGGGCGCTGGCATGAACAAGAGACCTTAATGGGTCCAAGAGTGGGGCGAGAACAACGACATCTTGATCATACTTTGTTACAACCTAACGGCGTAAACCAGTTTTTTATCCCCGTGACAGCCGAGGAGTCACAACAATTAGAACGAGGTCATGTGGTAAGTCGCAAGGGTGAATTGCCTTTCTTAGAGGTTTCTGTACTGGCGGTTTTTGTACCTATTTTAGAATCGGATCAAGTATGGCGGGTTGTCTATATTCTGGCACCACTGCAACCGATAACGCAGGATCTAGAGCAATTACAAGCTTGGATTTTAAGTGCGGCACTCTTTCTATTGCTACTCTCTGGCATTGTCGCCTTTTTGCTTTCTAGAAAGGTTGCTCG containing:
- a CDS encoding (Fe-S)-binding protein, translating into MQVSLMITCLCDNFYPQVGEATVRVLRRLGATVVFVPDQVCCGQPAFNAGYHDAAREVARTCLRAFQDAEYVVSPSGSCAEMIRGNYLRLFKGDKDEFSVVEELRDKTYEFSEFLVKVMKTETIDGSFPHKVAYHPSCHLTRFLNIKDEPLQLLQSIADLELVDLPRAYDCCGFGGTFSVKMAEVSEALVTEKAENVHRSGANVLVGADMGCLMNIKGRLEKLGSTVQVMHIAQVIDEAQKAVKKATLP
- a CDS encoding LutC/YkgG family protein; the encoded protein is MSETDFYENIASALGRPMPQSTEKPTLKLPPLAEQSMNQETLLEHFAKNFEALSGIFIRARDWQEVVQQVRSIMAELQIEEKDVAIWRGSELIELIKAFPDFYKEGQIKKVEKSLLGITWAHGAIAETGTVALMAGSEQNRSNSLLPPSHLAIFSQKELVATLGEAFQRLAYKDYRALNLITGPSRTSDIEMDLTIGVHGPGKMYIIYIEST
- a CDS encoding LutB/LldF family L-lactate oxidation iron-sulfur protein, giving the protein MAQAQVDLKKRLNDAFDHPFLRKAVGSATNTLRDRKRKVSDDLGHWEEWRKLGAQIRHHVIDNLDVYLHQFSQNIQAQGAQVHWAVTGQEALDIFQNIVSKHQAKLVVKSKSMVSEELHVNQLLEDLCVKVVETDLGEYIIQLAGETPSHIIVPAIHKTRQEVAALFEKDSQEKQVADTAALTQYARRKLRRLFMEADVAVSGCNFAVADAGAVCLFTNEGNGRLVTTVPPVHVVFMGMERVVPSFQELEVMARLLPRSATGQKLTSYLSVIRGPRGVGEEDGAQEMHVIIVDNGRSRLLADPIYKEVLRCIRCGSCLNTCPVYRQIGGHAYGWVYSGPIGAVLTPLLHENLSDWGETVGLSTLCGACTETCPVRIPLHEMLLQLRAQRVEAGVTPSLEKSAFKLWASTWSRPSLYRLAIKGAYYGQKAYLKDGHLEGGPPPLSYWTNSRYFPPIAEKSFRQRWQEGKLEVDRNEASLTKGDQ
- a CDS encoding response regulator, yielding MKKDKVLIVEDEEKIRRMLRLFLEQENMEVLEAEEGVSALDILAQQNIDIMILDIMMPGLDGWTTCRKVREKSNIPILILTARGEESDRVLGFELGADDYVVKPFSPREIILRVKALLRRRLGKEIGNKSGEEEIYFPALQIIPQEHKVIVEEQAVLLSPLEYNLLLYMARHPQRVFTREVLLDQVWGYDFMGDSRTVDTHVRRLREKISRHSEKVAAYIVTVRGAGYKFEVVP